Proteins encoded by one window of Chryseobacterium aquaeductus:
- a CDS encoding NADH-quinone oxidoreductase subunit C — translation MTNEFVLEAITREFPETVISSSEPYGMLTIEVKKEDIKKVVHYLKDSSLEINFLTDVCGIHYPEFPDKEIGVVYHLQNMMTNFRLRLKIFMSRDNIEVDSLTELYAGANWMERETFDFYGIKFKGHPDLRPILNMEDLGYHPMLKEYRLEDGTRTDKDDSMFGR, via the coding sequence ATGACGAACGAATTTGTATTAGAAGCAATTACAAGAGAATTTCCTGAAACTGTAATTTCAAGTTCAGAACCTTATGGAATGCTGACAATTGAAGTTAAAAAAGAAGATATCAAAAAAGTCGTTCATTATCTGAAAGATTCATCTTTAGAAATCAATTTTCTTACTGATGTTTGTGGAATCCATTACCCGGAATTTCCAGATAAAGAAATTGGTGTTGTGTATCATTTACAAAACATGATGACTAATTTCAGATTGCGTCTGAAGATCTTCATGTCAAGAGACAATATTGAAGTAGATTCTCTGACTGAATTATATGCAGGAGCTAACTGGATGGAAAGAGAAACTTTTGATTTCTACGGAATTAAATTTAAAGGACATCCTGATCTCAGACCAATTTTAAATATGGAAGATCTTGGTTACCATCCTATGTTGAAAGAATATCGTCTGGAAGATGGTACAAGAACTGACAAGGATGATTCAATGTTCGGAAGATAA
- a CDS encoding NADH-quinone oxidoreductase subunit B, whose amino-acid sequence MSDQKPIIRTDAPAPEGFEGEGFFATKLSSVIGMARKFSLWPLPFATSCCGIEFMATLNPTYDASRFGMERNSFSPRQADMLMVCGTIAKKLGPVLKEVYTQMAEPKWVVAVGACACSGGIFDSYSVLQGIDKIIPVDVYVPGCPPRPEQIIEGVMQVQALAESESLRRRDAPEYQHLLDSYNISN is encoded by the coding sequence ATGTCAGATCAAAAACCAATTATAAGAACAGATGCACCAGCTCCCGAAGGATTTGAAGGAGAAGGATTTTTCGCAACTAAATTGAGTAGTGTAATCGGGATGGCAAGAAAGTTTTCACTTTGGCCTTTACCTTTTGCAACATCATGTTGTGGTATCGAATTCATGGCGACACTAAATCCTACTTATGACGCTTCAAGATTTGGAATGGAAAGAAACTCTTTCTCACCAAGACAAGCAGATATGCTGATGGTTTGCGGAACAATCGCAAAAAAATTAGGACCGGTTTTAAAAGAGGTTTATACTCAAATGGCTGAACCAAAATGGGTTGTTGCTGTTGGAGCTTGCGCATGCAGTGGAGGTATTTTCGACAGTTATTCTGTTTTGCAGGGAATTGATAAAATTATTCCTGTAGACGTTTATGTTCCTGGATGCCCACCAAGACCAGAGCAGATTATCGAAGGTGTAATGCAGGTTCAGGCATTGGCAGAAAGCGAAAGTCTAAGAAGAAGAGACGCACCAGAATATCAGCATTTATTAGACTCTTATAACATTAGCAACTAA